A stretch of Hippoglossus hippoglossus isolate fHipHip1 chromosome 20, fHipHip1.pri, whole genome shotgun sequence DNA encodes these proteins:
- the oplah gene encoding 5-oxoprolinase isoform X1, with protein MAENKGKFDFAIDRGGTFTDVFARLPDGRERVLKLLSRDPQNYKDAPTEGIRRVLEEETGRVFPREQPVDTSLIGWIRMGTTVATNALLEREGERTALLVTKGFKDLLHIGTQARPKLFDLEVAMPEVLYEEIIEVDERVVLSQDGCQLPRKGAKRIVTGSTGDSLELWKELDLECVEKDLRGVLSRGITCVAVLLLHSYTWSDHEKAVGALARSLGFTQVSLSSEVMPMVRAVPRGYTVCADAYLTPKIRQYLKGFTSGFKGGLKGVDVLFMQSDGGLTPMDQFCGSRAVLSGPAGGVVGYAITSYNQMEKKPVIGFDMGGTSTDVSRYAGQYEHVFEATTAGVTLQAPQLDINTVAAGGGSRLFFRSGMFVVGPESAGAHPGPACYRKGGPLTVTDANLALGRLLPSFFPKIFGPGENEPLSLEETMKHFRQLTQEINLFLSSNQSQKVNTNGAKHSHNPVLPNSQSGMSVEEVAMGFIRVANEAMCRPIRALTQAKGHDTSQHVLACFGGAGGQHACAIARALGMKTVFIHKYSGVLSAYGLALADVVEEVQEPCSLQYDQSCFRELDRRVGQLSKRCNDTLSARGFDSGQITTEVFLHLRYKGTDCALMVTAAGYPSDAKSCRAGDFHSAFTKRYLKEFGFTIPDRAIMVDDIRVRGCGRSGIKSVYKPKKGPGDTKPATMTKCYFEDGYLDTSVFLWEELPFGHSIQGPAIIIDKNSTILVEPCCEAHLTEGGDVCISVGSDPHCAVGTELNTVQLSIFSHRFMSIAEQMGRVLQRTSISTNIKERLDFSCAVFGPDGGLVSNAPHIPVHLGAMQETVQYQIRTLGNELREGDVILSNHPCAGGSHLPDLTVITPVFRKGVRGPVFFVASRGHHADIGGITPGSMPPHSTSLQQEGAVFMSFKLVTGGVFQEEAVTKALMAPAQYPDCSGTRNLHDNLSDLRAQVAANQRGSQLVGELIDGYGLAVVQAYMGYIQSNAELAVRDMLRDFARRRRQQTGSLEVESEDFMDDGTPIRLRVQINEEEGSAVFDFSGTGTEVWGNCNAPRAITLSALIYCLRCMVGQDIPLNQGCLAPIKVIIPPGSILQPSENAAVVGGNVLTSQRVVDVIFRAFEVCAASQGCMNNISFGSENIGYYETVAGGAGAGPGWSGRSGVHSHMTNTRITDPEILEKRYPVILEQFSLRPGSGGPGKYAGGDGVVRKLLFRNKVVLSVLTERRSTCPYGLQGGEDGAAGLNLLHRADGRVLNLGAKTSISLQPGDMFCLYTPGGGGYGREEESVPKPRTKRRRLNETFLERGSVFEYRMAQEGV; from the exons GGCACCTTCACCGACGTGTTCGCCCGGTTGCCTGATGGTCGAGAGAGAGTCCTGAAGCTGCTGTCTCGAGACCCCCAGAACTACAAGGACGCTCCCACTGAGGGGATCCGCAGAGTCCTGGAGGAG GAAACTGGCCGCGTCTTCCCTCGCGAGCAGCCTGTCGACacctctctgattggctggatcAGAATGGGCACGACGGTGGCGACCAACGCTTTGCTAGAGCGAGAGGGCGAGCGGACGGCGCTCCTGGTCACAAAGGGCTTCAAGGACTTGCTGCACATCGGAACGCAGGCCAGGCCGAAGCTGTTTGATCTG GAGGTTGCCATGCCTGAAGTGTTGTACGAGGAGATAATAGAGGTGGACGAGCGAGTCGTCCTGAGCCAAGATGGCTGCCAGCTTCCCCGGAAAGGCGCCAAACGTATTGTGACAG GCAGCACCGGTGATTCTCTGGAGTTGTGGAAGGAGCTGGATCTCGAGTGTGTTGAGAAAGACCTGAGAGGAGTTCTGTCTCGTGGGATCACCTGTGTGGCCGTCCTCCTGTTACACTCGTACAC aTGGTCGGATCATGAGAAAGCAGTGGGCGCCCTGGCTCGCTCTCTGGGCTTCACTCAGGTGTCCCTGTCCAGCGAGGTCATGCCCATGGTGCGGGCCGTGCCCCGGGGCTACACTGTGTGTGCCGACGCCTACCTCACCCCCAAGATCCGCCAGTACTTAAAAGGCTTCACCTCCGGCTTTAAGGGTGGCCTGAAG GGCGTGGACGTGTTGTTCATGCAGTCAGATGGAGGTCTGACCCCCATGGATCAGTTCTGTGGTTCGCGGGCCGTTCTGTCGGGCCCAGCAGGGGGGGTGGTGGGATACGCCATCACTTCTTACAACCAGATGGAGAAAAAGCCTGTGATTGGCTTCGACATGGGCG GAACCTCTACAGATGTGAGTAGATACGCTGGTCAGTATGAACACGTGTTTGAGGCGACCACAGCTGGAGTCACCCTGCAAGCGCCACAGCTGGACATCAACACCgtggctgcaggaggagggtcGCGACTCTTCTTCAG ATCAGGGATGTTTGTGGTTGGACCGGAGTCTGCAGGTGCCCATCCAGGACCAGCGTGCTACAGGAAAG GTGGCCCTCTGACGGTGACTGATGCAAACTTAGCACTGGGGCGACTCCTCCCGTCCTTCTTCCCAAAGATCTTTGGGCCCGGTGAGAACGAGCCACTGTCATTGGAGGAGACCATGAAGCACTTCCGTCAACTCACCCAAGAGATCAACCTCTTCCTGTCTTCCAACCAGTCACAG aAGGTTAACACAAATGGAGccaaacactcacacaaccCTGTGTTGCCAAACAGCCAGTCAGGGATGAGCGTGGAGGAGGTTGCCATGGGATTCATTCGTGTCGCCAATGAGGCCATGTgccggccaatcagagctctGACGCAG GCTAAAGGTCATGATACATCTCAGCATGTGTTAGCATGTTTCGGGGGTGCAGGTGGACAACATGCGTGTGCTATTGCTCGAGCCCTGGGGATGAAGACCGTCTTTATACATAA GTACAGTGGCGTGCTCTCAGCCTACGGTCTGGCTCTAGCtgatgtggtggaggaggtgcaggagccGTGCTCGCTGCAGTATGATCAGAGCTGTTTCCGCGAGCTCGACCGGAGGGTGGGGCAGCTCTCAAAACGCTGCAATGACACACTCTCTGCACGTGGCTTTGACAG CGGTCAGATCACCACTGAGGTTTTCCTCCACCTGCGTTATAAGGGCACCGACTGTGCACTCATGGTTACCGCTGCCGGTTACCCCAGCGATGCCAAGTCCTGTCGAGCTGGAGACTTCCACAGCGCCTTCACTAAACG TTATTTGAAGGAATTTGGATTCACCATCCCGGACAGAGCCATCATGGTTGACGACATCAGAGTGAGGGGCTGTGGACGATCTGGTATCAAGTCAGTATATAAACCAAAGAAAGGACCGGGAGATACCAAGCCTGCCACG ATGACCAAGTGTTACTTTGAGGACGGTTACCTGGACACCAGCGTGTTTCTATGGGAGGAGCTGCCGTTTGGTCACAGCATCCAGGGACCTGCTATTATTATTGATAAGAACAG CACCATCCTGGTGGAGCCCTGCTGTGAGGCCCATCTGACAGAAGGGGGCGATGTTTGCATTTCCGTGGGCTCAGACCCTCACTGCGCTGTGGGCACCGAGCTCAACACCGTGCAGCTCTCCATCTTCTCCCACCGCTTCATGAGCATAGCAG AGCAAATGGGCCGAGTTCTCCAAAGAACCTCCATCTCCACCAACATCAAGGAACGTCTGGACTTCTCCTGCGCTGTGTTCGGACCAGACGGCGGTCTCGTGTCCAACGCGCCTCACATACCCGTTCACCTGGGGGCCATGCAGGAGACAGTCCAGTACCAG ATCAGAACGCTGGGGAACGAACTGAGAGAAGGGGATGTGATTCTGAGTAACCACCCCTGTGCTGGGGGCAGCCACCTTCCGGACCTCACAGTCATCACACCA GTGTTTCGAAAAGGCGTGAGGGGCCCGGTTTTCTTCGtagccagcagggggcaccATGCCGACATTGGTGGCATCACTCCAGGCTCCATGCCCCCTCATTCCACCTCCCTTCAGCAGGAGGGCGCTGTCTTCATGTCCTTCAAACTCGTCACTGGTGGGGTGTTCCAGGAGGAGG CTGTAACCAAAGCTCTGATGGCTCCGGCCCAGTACCCAGACTGCTCTGGGACTCGTAATCTCCACGACAACCTGTCAGACCTGCGGGCTCAGgtggcagccaatcagagaggcAGCCAGCTGGTGGGGGAGTTGATTGACGGCTACGGACTGGCTGTGGTGCAGGCCTACATGGGGTACATCcaa AGCAATGCAGAGCTTGCAGTGAGGGACATGCTGAGAGACTTTGCACGTCGCCGACGGCAACAGACTGGATCCCTGGAGGTGGAGTCGGAGGATTTCATGGATGACGGGACGCCAATCAGACTGCGGGTGCAGATTAATGAAGAAGAG GGCAGCGCGGTGTTTGACTTCTCAGGGACTGGGACAGAGGTGTGGGGGAACTGCAACGCTCCTCGGGCCATCACCCTCTCTGCCCTCATCTACTGCCTGCGCTGTATGGTGGGACAGGACATCCCCCTCAATCAG GGTTGTCTTGCACCGATCAAAGTCATCATCCCCCCTGGCTCGATCCTCCAGCCTTCCGAGAATGCAGCTGTGGTCGGAGGAAATGTTCTCACATCCCAGAGAGTAGTTGACGTCATCTTTAGAGCGTTTGAGGTGTGCGCTGCATCACAG GGCTGCATGAACAACATTTCCTTTGGCAGCGAGAACATCGGTTACTATGAAACAGTCGCCGGGGGAGCAGGGGCGGGGCCAGGCTGGAGTGGGCGGAGTGGTGTTCACAGTCACATGACTAACACACGCATCACTGACCCTGAAATTCTGGAGAAGAG GTACCCGGTGATCTTAGAGCAGTTCTCTCTGCGGCCCGGCTCAGGAGGTCCAGGGAAGTACGCCGGTGGAGACGGAGTGGTCCGCAAACTTCTGTTCAGGAACAAAGTGGTTCTGTCGGTGCTGACGGAGAGGAGGTCCACCTGCCCCTACGGCCTGCAGG GGGGTGAGGACGGTGCAGCAGGGCTGAACCTGCTCCACAGGGCAGATGGAAGAGTCCTCAACCTGGGGGCCAAAACCAGCATCAGCCTCCAGCCTGGG GACATGTTCTGCCTCTACactcctggaggaggaggatacggaagagaggaggaaagtgtCCCTAAACCTCGGACCAAGCGCAGGCGCTTGAACGAGACCTTCCTGGAGAGGGGCAGCGTATTCGAATACCGAATGGCACAAGAGGGAgtgtga
- the oplah gene encoding 5-oxoprolinase isoform X2 — protein sequence MAENKGKFDFAIDRGGTFTDVFARLPDGRERVLKLLSRDPQNYKDAPTEGIRRVLEEETGRVFPREQPVDTSLIGWIRMGTTVATNALLEREGERTALLVTKGFKDLLHIGTQARPKLFDLEVAMPEVLYEEIIEVDERVVLSQDGCQLPRKGAKRIVTGSTGDSLELWKELDLECVEKDLRGVLSRGITCVAVLLLHSYTWSDHEKAVGALARSLGFTQVSLSSEVMPMVRAVPRGYTVCADAYLTPKIRQYLKGFTSGFKGGLKGVDVLFMQSDGGLTPMDQFCGSRAVLSGPAGGVVGYAITSYNQMEKKPVIGFDMGGTSTDVSRYAGQYEHVFEATTAGVTLQAPQLDINTVAAGGGSRLFFRSGMFVVGPESAGAHPGPACYRKGGPLTVTDANLALGRLLPSFFPKIFGPGENEPLSLEETMKHFRQLTQEINLFLSSNQSQVNTNGAKHSHNPVLPNSQSGMSVEEVAMGFIRVANEAMCRPIRALTQAKGHDTSQHVLACFGGAGGQHACAIARALGMKTVFIHKYSGVLSAYGLALADVVEEVQEPCSLQYDQSCFRELDRRVGQLSKRCNDTLSARGFDSGQITTEVFLHLRYKGTDCALMVTAAGYPSDAKSCRAGDFHSAFTKRYLKEFGFTIPDRAIMVDDIRVRGCGRSGIKSVYKPKKGPGDTKPATMTKCYFEDGYLDTSVFLWEELPFGHSIQGPAIIIDKNSTILVEPCCEAHLTEGGDVCISVGSDPHCAVGTELNTVQLSIFSHRFMSIAEQMGRVLQRTSISTNIKERLDFSCAVFGPDGGLVSNAPHIPVHLGAMQETVQYQIRTLGNELREGDVILSNHPCAGGSHLPDLTVITPVFRKGVRGPVFFVASRGHHADIGGITPGSMPPHSTSLQQEGAVFMSFKLVTGGVFQEEAVTKALMAPAQYPDCSGTRNLHDNLSDLRAQVAANQRGSQLVGELIDGYGLAVVQAYMGYIQSNAELAVRDMLRDFARRRRQQTGSLEVESEDFMDDGTPIRLRVQINEEEGSAVFDFSGTGTEVWGNCNAPRAITLSALIYCLRCMVGQDIPLNQGCLAPIKVIIPPGSILQPSENAAVVGGNVLTSQRVVDVIFRAFEVCAASQGCMNNISFGSENIGYYETVAGGAGAGPGWSGRSGVHSHMTNTRITDPEILEKRYPVILEQFSLRPGSGGPGKYAGGDGVVRKLLFRNKVVLSVLTERRSTCPYGLQGGEDGAAGLNLLHRADGRVLNLGAKTSISLQPGDMFCLYTPGGGGYGREEESVPKPRTKRRRLNETFLERGSVFEYRMAQEGV from the exons GGCACCTTCACCGACGTGTTCGCCCGGTTGCCTGATGGTCGAGAGAGAGTCCTGAAGCTGCTGTCTCGAGACCCCCAGAACTACAAGGACGCTCCCACTGAGGGGATCCGCAGAGTCCTGGAGGAG GAAACTGGCCGCGTCTTCCCTCGCGAGCAGCCTGTCGACacctctctgattggctggatcAGAATGGGCACGACGGTGGCGACCAACGCTTTGCTAGAGCGAGAGGGCGAGCGGACGGCGCTCCTGGTCACAAAGGGCTTCAAGGACTTGCTGCACATCGGAACGCAGGCCAGGCCGAAGCTGTTTGATCTG GAGGTTGCCATGCCTGAAGTGTTGTACGAGGAGATAATAGAGGTGGACGAGCGAGTCGTCCTGAGCCAAGATGGCTGCCAGCTTCCCCGGAAAGGCGCCAAACGTATTGTGACAG GCAGCACCGGTGATTCTCTGGAGTTGTGGAAGGAGCTGGATCTCGAGTGTGTTGAGAAAGACCTGAGAGGAGTTCTGTCTCGTGGGATCACCTGTGTGGCCGTCCTCCTGTTACACTCGTACAC aTGGTCGGATCATGAGAAAGCAGTGGGCGCCCTGGCTCGCTCTCTGGGCTTCACTCAGGTGTCCCTGTCCAGCGAGGTCATGCCCATGGTGCGGGCCGTGCCCCGGGGCTACACTGTGTGTGCCGACGCCTACCTCACCCCCAAGATCCGCCAGTACTTAAAAGGCTTCACCTCCGGCTTTAAGGGTGGCCTGAAG GGCGTGGACGTGTTGTTCATGCAGTCAGATGGAGGTCTGACCCCCATGGATCAGTTCTGTGGTTCGCGGGCCGTTCTGTCGGGCCCAGCAGGGGGGGTGGTGGGATACGCCATCACTTCTTACAACCAGATGGAGAAAAAGCCTGTGATTGGCTTCGACATGGGCG GAACCTCTACAGATGTGAGTAGATACGCTGGTCAGTATGAACACGTGTTTGAGGCGACCACAGCTGGAGTCACCCTGCAAGCGCCACAGCTGGACATCAACACCgtggctgcaggaggagggtcGCGACTCTTCTTCAG ATCAGGGATGTTTGTGGTTGGACCGGAGTCTGCAGGTGCCCATCCAGGACCAGCGTGCTACAGGAAAG GTGGCCCTCTGACGGTGACTGATGCAAACTTAGCACTGGGGCGACTCCTCCCGTCCTTCTTCCCAAAGATCTTTGGGCCCGGTGAGAACGAGCCACTGTCATTGGAGGAGACCATGAAGCACTTCCGTCAACTCACCCAAGAGATCAACCTCTTCCTGTCTTCCAACCAGTCACAG GTTAACACAAATGGAGccaaacactcacacaaccCTGTGTTGCCAAACAGCCAGTCAGGGATGAGCGTGGAGGAGGTTGCCATGGGATTCATTCGTGTCGCCAATGAGGCCATGTgccggccaatcagagctctGACGCAG GCTAAAGGTCATGATACATCTCAGCATGTGTTAGCATGTTTCGGGGGTGCAGGTGGACAACATGCGTGTGCTATTGCTCGAGCCCTGGGGATGAAGACCGTCTTTATACATAA GTACAGTGGCGTGCTCTCAGCCTACGGTCTGGCTCTAGCtgatgtggtggaggaggtgcaggagccGTGCTCGCTGCAGTATGATCAGAGCTGTTTCCGCGAGCTCGACCGGAGGGTGGGGCAGCTCTCAAAACGCTGCAATGACACACTCTCTGCACGTGGCTTTGACAG CGGTCAGATCACCACTGAGGTTTTCCTCCACCTGCGTTATAAGGGCACCGACTGTGCACTCATGGTTACCGCTGCCGGTTACCCCAGCGATGCCAAGTCCTGTCGAGCTGGAGACTTCCACAGCGCCTTCACTAAACG TTATTTGAAGGAATTTGGATTCACCATCCCGGACAGAGCCATCATGGTTGACGACATCAGAGTGAGGGGCTGTGGACGATCTGGTATCAAGTCAGTATATAAACCAAAGAAAGGACCGGGAGATACCAAGCCTGCCACG ATGACCAAGTGTTACTTTGAGGACGGTTACCTGGACACCAGCGTGTTTCTATGGGAGGAGCTGCCGTTTGGTCACAGCATCCAGGGACCTGCTATTATTATTGATAAGAACAG CACCATCCTGGTGGAGCCCTGCTGTGAGGCCCATCTGACAGAAGGGGGCGATGTTTGCATTTCCGTGGGCTCAGACCCTCACTGCGCTGTGGGCACCGAGCTCAACACCGTGCAGCTCTCCATCTTCTCCCACCGCTTCATGAGCATAGCAG AGCAAATGGGCCGAGTTCTCCAAAGAACCTCCATCTCCACCAACATCAAGGAACGTCTGGACTTCTCCTGCGCTGTGTTCGGACCAGACGGCGGTCTCGTGTCCAACGCGCCTCACATACCCGTTCACCTGGGGGCCATGCAGGAGACAGTCCAGTACCAG ATCAGAACGCTGGGGAACGAACTGAGAGAAGGGGATGTGATTCTGAGTAACCACCCCTGTGCTGGGGGCAGCCACCTTCCGGACCTCACAGTCATCACACCA GTGTTTCGAAAAGGCGTGAGGGGCCCGGTTTTCTTCGtagccagcagggggcaccATGCCGACATTGGTGGCATCACTCCAGGCTCCATGCCCCCTCATTCCACCTCCCTTCAGCAGGAGGGCGCTGTCTTCATGTCCTTCAAACTCGTCACTGGTGGGGTGTTCCAGGAGGAGG CTGTAACCAAAGCTCTGATGGCTCCGGCCCAGTACCCAGACTGCTCTGGGACTCGTAATCTCCACGACAACCTGTCAGACCTGCGGGCTCAGgtggcagccaatcagagaggcAGCCAGCTGGTGGGGGAGTTGATTGACGGCTACGGACTGGCTGTGGTGCAGGCCTACATGGGGTACATCcaa AGCAATGCAGAGCTTGCAGTGAGGGACATGCTGAGAGACTTTGCACGTCGCCGACGGCAACAGACTGGATCCCTGGAGGTGGAGTCGGAGGATTTCATGGATGACGGGACGCCAATCAGACTGCGGGTGCAGATTAATGAAGAAGAG GGCAGCGCGGTGTTTGACTTCTCAGGGACTGGGACAGAGGTGTGGGGGAACTGCAACGCTCCTCGGGCCATCACCCTCTCTGCCCTCATCTACTGCCTGCGCTGTATGGTGGGACAGGACATCCCCCTCAATCAG GGTTGTCTTGCACCGATCAAAGTCATCATCCCCCCTGGCTCGATCCTCCAGCCTTCCGAGAATGCAGCTGTGGTCGGAGGAAATGTTCTCACATCCCAGAGAGTAGTTGACGTCATCTTTAGAGCGTTTGAGGTGTGCGCTGCATCACAG GGCTGCATGAACAACATTTCCTTTGGCAGCGAGAACATCGGTTACTATGAAACAGTCGCCGGGGGAGCAGGGGCGGGGCCAGGCTGGAGTGGGCGGAGTGGTGTTCACAGTCACATGACTAACACACGCATCACTGACCCTGAAATTCTGGAGAAGAG GTACCCGGTGATCTTAGAGCAGTTCTCTCTGCGGCCCGGCTCAGGAGGTCCAGGGAAGTACGCCGGTGGAGACGGAGTGGTCCGCAAACTTCTGTTCAGGAACAAAGTGGTTCTGTCGGTGCTGACGGAGAGGAGGTCCACCTGCCCCTACGGCCTGCAGG GGGGTGAGGACGGTGCAGCAGGGCTGAACCTGCTCCACAGGGCAGATGGAAGAGTCCTCAACCTGGGGGCCAAAACCAGCATCAGCCTCCAGCCTGGG GACATGTTCTGCCTCTACactcctggaggaggaggatacggaagagaggaggaaagtgtCCCTAAACCTCGGACCAAGCGCAGGCGCTTGAACGAGACCTTCCTGGAGAGGGGCAGCGTATTCGAATACCGAATGGCACAAGAGGGAgtgtga
- the oplah gene encoding 5-oxoprolinase isoform X3: MAENKGKFDFAIDRGGTFTDVFARLPDGRERVLKLLSRDPQNYKDAPTEGIRRVLEEETGRVFPREQPVDTSLIGWIRMGTTVATNALLEREGERTALLVTKGFKDLLHIGTQARPKLFDLEVAMPEVLYEEIIEVDERVVLSQDGCQLPRKGAKRIVTGSTGDSLELWKELDLECVEKDLRGVLSRGITCVAVLLLHSYTWSDHEKAVGALARSLGFTQVSLSSEVMPMVRAVPRGYTVCADAYLTPKIRQYLKGFTSGFKGGLKGVDVLFMQSDGGLTPMDQFCGSRAVLSGPAGGVVGYAITSYNQMEKKPVIGFDMGGTSTDVSRYAGQYEHVFEATTAGVTLQAPQLDINTVAAGGGSRLFFRSGMFVVGPESAGAHPGPACYRKGGPLTVTDANLALGRLLPSFFPKIFGPGENEPLSLEETMKHFRQLTQEINLFLSSNQSQKVNTNGAKHSHNPVLPNSQSGMSVEEVAMGFIRVANEAMCRPIRALTQAKGHDTSQHVLACFGGAGGQHACAIARALGMKTVFIHKYSGVLSAYGLALADVVEEVQEPCSLQYDQSCFRELDRRVGQLSKRCNDTLSARGFDSGQITTEVFLHLRYKGTDCALMVTAAGYPSDAKSCRAGDFHSAFTKRYLKEFGFTIPDRAIMVDDIRVRGCGRSGIKSVYKPKKGPGDTKPATMTKCYFEDGYLDTSVFLWEELPFGHSIQGPAIIIDKNSTILVEPCCEAHLTEGGDVCISVGSDPHCAVGTELNTVQLSIFSHRFMSIAEQMGRVLQRTSISTNIKERLDFSCAVFGPDGGLVSNAPHIPVHLGAMQETVQYQIRTLGNELREGDVILSNHPCAGGSHLPDLTVITPVFRKGVRGPVFFVASRGHHADIGGITPGSMPPHSTSLQQEGAVFMSFKLVTGGVFQEEAVTKALMAPAQYPDCSGTRNLHDNLSDLRAQVAANQRGSQLVGELIDGYGLAVVQAYMGYIQSNAELAVRDMLRDFARRRRQQTGSLEVESEDFMDDGTPIRLRVQINEEEGSAVFDFSGTGTEVWGNCNAPRAITLSALIYCLRCMVGQDIPLNQVHMFHSNNSWGVRVSVEASFCAEKVFHGLLNVPESACVFTQALMASESPTYPRSKEQ, translated from the exons GGCACCTTCACCGACGTGTTCGCCCGGTTGCCTGATGGTCGAGAGAGAGTCCTGAAGCTGCTGTCTCGAGACCCCCAGAACTACAAGGACGCTCCCACTGAGGGGATCCGCAGAGTCCTGGAGGAG GAAACTGGCCGCGTCTTCCCTCGCGAGCAGCCTGTCGACacctctctgattggctggatcAGAATGGGCACGACGGTGGCGACCAACGCTTTGCTAGAGCGAGAGGGCGAGCGGACGGCGCTCCTGGTCACAAAGGGCTTCAAGGACTTGCTGCACATCGGAACGCAGGCCAGGCCGAAGCTGTTTGATCTG GAGGTTGCCATGCCTGAAGTGTTGTACGAGGAGATAATAGAGGTGGACGAGCGAGTCGTCCTGAGCCAAGATGGCTGCCAGCTTCCCCGGAAAGGCGCCAAACGTATTGTGACAG GCAGCACCGGTGATTCTCTGGAGTTGTGGAAGGAGCTGGATCTCGAGTGTGTTGAGAAAGACCTGAGAGGAGTTCTGTCTCGTGGGATCACCTGTGTGGCCGTCCTCCTGTTACACTCGTACAC aTGGTCGGATCATGAGAAAGCAGTGGGCGCCCTGGCTCGCTCTCTGGGCTTCACTCAGGTGTCCCTGTCCAGCGAGGTCATGCCCATGGTGCGGGCCGTGCCCCGGGGCTACACTGTGTGTGCCGACGCCTACCTCACCCCCAAGATCCGCCAGTACTTAAAAGGCTTCACCTCCGGCTTTAAGGGTGGCCTGAAG GGCGTGGACGTGTTGTTCATGCAGTCAGATGGAGGTCTGACCCCCATGGATCAGTTCTGTGGTTCGCGGGCCGTTCTGTCGGGCCCAGCAGGGGGGGTGGTGGGATACGCCATCACTTCTTACAACCAGATGGAGAAAAAGCCTGTGATTGGCTTCGACATGGGCG GAACCTCTACAGATGTGAGTAGATACGCTGGTCAGTATGAACACGTGTTTGAGGCGACCACAGCTGGAGTCACCCTGCAAGCGCCACAGCTGGACATCAACACCgtggctgcaggaggagggtcGCGACTCTTCTTCAG ATCAGGGATGTTTGTGGTTGGACCGGAGTCTGCAGGTGCCCATCCAGGACCAGCGTGCTACAGGAAAG GTGGCCCTCTGACGGTGACTGATGCAAACTTAGCACTGGGGCGACTCCTCCCGTCCTTCTTCCCAAAGATCTTTGGGCCCGGTGAGAACGAGCCACTGTCATTGGAGGAGACCATGAAGCACTTCCGTCAACTCACCCAAGAGATCAACCTCTTCCTGTCTTCCAACCAGTCACAG aAGGTTAACACAAATGGAGccaaacactcacacaaccCTGTGTTGCCAAACAGCCAGTCAGGGATGAGCGTGGAGGAGGTTGCCATGGGATTCATTCGTGTCGCCAATGAGGCCATGTgccggccaatcagagctctGACGCAG GCTAAAGGTCATGATACATCTCAGCATGTGTTAGCATGTTTCGGGGGTGCAGGTGGACAACATGCGTGTGCTATTGCTCGAGCCCTGGGGATGAAGACCGTCTTTATACATAA GTACAGTGGCGTGCTCTCAGCCTACGGTCTGGCTCTAGCtgatgtggtggaggaggtgcaggagccGTGCTCGCTGCAGTATGATCAGAGCTGTTTCCGCGAGCTCGACCGGAGGGTGGGGCAGCTCTCAAAACGCTGCAATGACACACTCTCTGCACGTGGCTTTGACAG CGGTCAGATCACCACTGAGGTTTTCCTCCACCTGCGTTATAAGGGCACCGACTGTGCACTCATGGTTACCGCTGCCGGTTACCCCAGCGATGCCAAGTCCTGTCGAGCTGGAGACTTCCACAGCGCCTTCACTAAACG TTATTTGAAGGAATTTGGATTCACCATCCCGGACAGAGCCATCATGGTTGACGACATCAGAGTGAGGGGCTGTGGACGATCTGGTATCAAGTCAGTATATAAACCAAAGAAAGGACCGGGAGATACCAAGCCTGCCACG ATGACCAAGTGTTACTTTGAGGACGGTTACCTGGACACCAGCGTGTTTCTATGGGAGGAGCTGCCGTTTGGTCACAGCATCCAGGGACCTGCTATTATTATTGATAAGAACAG CACCATCCTGGTGGAGCCCTGCTGTGAGGCCCATCTGACAGAAGGGGGCGATGTTTGCATTTCCGTGGGCTCAGACCCTCACTGCGCTGTGGGCACCGAGCTCAACACCGTGCAGCTCTCCATCTTCTCCCACCGCTTCATGAGCATAGCAG AGCAAATGGGCCGAGTTCTCCAAAGAACCTCCATCTCCACCAACATCAAGGAACGTCTGGACTTCTCCTGCGCTGTGTTCGGACCAGACGGCGGTCTCGTGTCCAACGCGCCTCACATACCCGTTCACCTGGGGGCCATGCAGGAGACAGTCCAGTACCAG ATCAGAACGCTGGGGAACGAACTGAGAGAAGGGGATGTGATTCTGAGTAACCACCCCTGTGCTGGGGGCAGCCACCTTCCGGACCTCACAGTCATCACACCA GTGTTTCGAAAAGGCGTGAGGGGCCCGGTTTTCTTCGtagccagcagggggcaccATGCCGACATTGGTGGCATCACTCCAGGCTCCATGCCCCCTCATTCCACCTCCCTTCAGCAGGAGGGCGCTGTCTTCATGTCCTTCAAACTCGTCACTGGTGGGGTGTTCCAGGAGGAGG CTGTAACCAAAGCTCTGATGGCTCCGGCCCAGTACCCAGACTGCTCTGGGACTCGTAATCTCCACGACAACCTGTCAGACCTGCGGGCTCAGgtggcagccaatcagagaggcAGCCAGCTGGTGGGGGAGTTGATTGACGGCTACGGACTGGCTGTGGTGCAGGCCTACATGGGGTACATCcaa AGCAATGCAGAGCTTGCAGTGAGGGACATGCTGAGAGACTTTGCACGTCGCCGACGGCAACAGACTGGATCCCTGGAGGTGGAGTCGGAGGATTTCATGGATGACGGGACGCCAATCAGACTGCGGGTGCAGATTAATGAAGAAGAG GGCAGCGCGGTGTTTGACTTCTCAGGGACTGGGACAGAGGTGTGGGGGAACTGCAACGCTCCTCGGGCCATCACCCTCTCTGCCCTCATCTACTGCCTGCGCTGTATGGTGGGACAGGACATCCCCCTCAATCAGGTTCACATGTTTCATTCCAATAACTCTTGGGGAGTCAGAGTATCTGTTGAGGCATCGTTTTGTGCAGAGAAGG TTTTCCATGGTCTCTTAAATGTTCCTGAATCAGCA tgtgtttttacacAAGCTTTAATGGCTTCTGAAAGTCCAACTTACCCTCGCAGTAAGGAACAGTGA